Proteins from a single region of Candidatus Woesearchaeota archaeon:
- a CDS encoding DNA-directed DNA polymerase II small subunit: protein MEQSKQARIEELFEKGILVSEDALDRPISSTLLHRIESEPDLIVLNTDYAQVIEQQSSLVDWYEVDRYRVDAEKDRDDELYQSQLQTFRSASLSSFPHSTGMGSSSPLFDSSTHLLEDITSLEVPLTPVGLAQGESISASSASSSPIAEYGSSTQIQPDLLPDEEFEQDSTLPIIETPLSVVTIVTSFQNIPKKHTTQDFTNFFLSRYRFLEGLLRQRQELSHPVSIGRALAKKDKEEITIIGLVENISETKNGNLVVTIEDPTGRIKAIVSKSKKEIHANALDLVVDEVVGITGTYMDKVIFVENITWPDIPQTHELKKGPVEEYAIFLSDVHVGSKLFLQDEFEKFLRWLSGQTGNEQQRQIAAAVKYIFIAGDLVDGIGIYPAQEEELSIKTITGQYAAFTELLKKIPSSKQIIMCPGNHDAVHLAEPQPAFYQTFSKDLFGLPNVSLVTNPSVVNIGKSANFEGFDVLLYHGYSFDYYVANVPSIRNGGGYHRSDLIMKFLLKRRHLAPSFKSTPYYPAYDEDPLIVKKVPDFLITGHIHYCSVANYKGVTMISGSCWQAKTTFQEKLGHEPEPGRVPLVNLKTREVKVLRFA from the coding sequence ATGGAACAATCGAAACAAGCTAGAATTGAAGAACTTTTTGAAAAAGGGATTTTGGTTAGTGAGGATGCTCTTGACCGACCCATTTCCTCTACGTTGTTGCACCGTATCGAATCTGAACCAGATCTTATTGTTCTTAATACTGATTATGCCCAAGTCATTGAACAACAGAGTTCACTTGTTGATTGGTACGAGGTTGACCGTTACCGTGTTGATGCAGAAAAGGATCGAGATGATGAGTTATATCAATCTCAACTCCAGACATTTCGTAGTGCATCATTGAGTAGTTTTCCTCATTCTACGGGAATGGGGTCTTCTTCACCTTTATTTGACTCATCTACACATCTACTTGAGGATATAACTTCATTAGAAGTTCCATTAACCCCTGTTGGGTTGGCGCAAGGTGAATCTATATCTGCTTCCTCTGCGTCTTCTTCACCTATTGCGGAATATGGGTCTAGCACTCAGATTCAACCAGATCTTTTACCTGATGAAGAATTTGAACAAGATAGTACTCTTCCCATTATTGAAACACCTTTAAGTGTCGTTACAATCGTTACTTCATTTCAAAACATTCCCAAAAAACACACAACTCAAGATTTCACTAATTTTTTCTTGAGCCGTTATCGTTTCTTAGAAGGGTTATTGCGTCAACGACAAGAATTAAGTCACCCTGTCTCTATAGGGAGGGCACTAGCCAAAAAAGATAAGGAAGAAATTACAATTATTGGTTTGGTCGAGAATATTTCTGAAACTAAAAATGGCAATCTTGTTGTCACTATTGAAGATCCTACTGGGCGTATTAAGGCGATTGTCTCTAAAAGTAAGAAGGAGATTCATGCAAATGCTCTTGATCTTGTCGTTGATGAGGTTGTGGGAATTACAGGCACATACATGGACAAAGTTATTTTTGTTGAAAATATCACATGGCCAGATATTCCTCAAACTCATGAACTCAAAAAAGGTCCTGTTGAAGAATATGCTATCTTTCTCTCAGATGTCCATGTCGGCTCGAAACTCTTTTTACAAGACGAGTTTGAAAAATTTTTACGTTGGCTTAGTGGTCAAACTGGCAACGAACAACAGCGTCAAATTGCTGCTGCCGTGAAGTATATTTTCATAGCAGGAGATTTGGTTGATGGTATTGGGATTTATCCAGCTCAAGAAGAAGAACTTTCAATTAAGACCATAACTGGTCAGTATGCTGCGTTTACGGAACTTCTCAAAAAAATTCCTTCTTCTAAACAAATTATCATGTGTCCTGGTAACCATGATGCTGTTCATCTAGCTGAGCCCCAACCAGCGTTTTATCAAACTTTCTCCAAGGATTTATTTGGTCTTCCTAATGTGTCTTTAGTCACTAACCCTTCCGTGGTTAATATTGGGAAATCTGCAAACTTTGAAGGATTTGATGTTCTTCTCTATCACGGATACAGTTTTGACTATTATGTTGCTAATGTACCTTCTATTCGTAATGGGGGGGGATATCACCGTTCTGATTTAATCATGAAATTTTTGTTAAAGCGTCGCCATCTTGCTCCTTCATTTAAATCAACACCTTATTATCCTGCTTATGATGAAGATCCACTTATTGTCAAAAAAGTTCCCGATTTTTTGATCACAGGACATATTCACTATTGCAGTGTTGCTAACTATAAAGGTGTTACAATGATTAGTGGAAGCTGTTGGCAAGCAAAAACCACATTTCAGGAAAAACTAGGACATGAACCAGAACCAGGTCGTGTTCCCTTAGTTAATCTTAAAACTCGTGAGGTCAAAGTTCTTCGCTTTGCTTAG
- a CDS encoding DNA polymerase II large subunit: protein MPPIASPTIQKYFESIQRGIQDCYEVAGQARQKGLDPETTVPIPLAKNMAERVVGLISVVYPPITDTTVTQRIAELEKEYGLLDWRVAFKIAEEVAKEKFCSFETKQQAMEIGIRVGFAYLTLGIVSAPLEGFIGVKIKQRRDGKEYFALQYAGPIRGAGGTAASTSVILSDYVRVKMGYSTYDPDEKELSRYAAEIQDYHERVTNLQYRPSDEEIKFMVSHIPVEVDGDPTEKIEVSNYKDLPRIDTNMIRGGMALVLAEGLCQKAPKLWKRLSKWGKQFDLDWSFLEEFLALKEKIHAAHAAPKKEEGAETSTEVKVKPNNTFIMDLVAGRPIITHPLATGGLRLRYGRNRTSGFSATALHPATLIVLDKFIAIGTQLKMERPGKAATVTVCDTLEGPIVRLKDGSVVHFTSEEQARLQHKDTQEILFLGDVLFNYGDFSENGHRLVPPGYCPEWWALELEKSLQNRDSMPYLEMGIPKERVDKFIADPLRLLPDIDEAITLSTYCKVALHPTYSFFWKLVSSDDVLALAEWFALGKIRKDDKGLRKIILPYFSTEVVHLRGKEVLENIGVPHLVVSKESVVIERPHSDALAAVLGCADQKTLENLVEVIRALREKHQTKNGLELINVLSPFVVRDKAGTFIGARMGRPEKAKMRHLTGSPQALFPVGEEGGRLRSFQSALEAGKVTSTFCSFKCDACNSNTIYSRCDKCGALARQLYSCRTCGDVEKDVCRHGPTQPFKNIEIDIKHYLTSAKKFVNEDVTPELIKGIRGTSNKTHITEHLAKGILRAKHGIYVNKEGTTRYDCTELPLTHFKPKEIGAPIAKLRSIGYELDIHGVELTHDDQILEIKPQDVIIPGFDSLEESAPKVMLRVTAFIDDLLVRFYGLAPFYNAKKKEDLIGHLVIGLAPHISAGLVGRIIGFSETQGLITHPMYHAGLRRDCDGDEAAILMLMDGLLNFSRHFLPTTRGSTMDAPLVLTSFLDPTEVDDQVHGIDIMWKYPLEFYEAACAMKNAWEVKYGPDQKKIEQISDRLGKPNQYEGFGFTHHVDNFNRGVQCSAYKTLPSMEEKLVGQMEIARKVRAVNMDDVAKLVIQKHFLKDIKGNLRKFSMQQFRCVSCNEKYRRPPLASKCLECGGRLIFTISEGSVVKYLGPSLMLCEKYDFSPYLKQVLDILRTDVENIFGKEKEKQVGLGSFMT from the coding sequence ATGCCCCCTATTGCTTCTCCTACGATCCAAAAATATTTTGAGTCTATTCAGCGAGGAATTCAAGATTGTTATGAAGTAGCGGGTCAAGCACGTCAAAAAGGTCTTGACCCAGAAACAACTGTGCCTATTCCTTTGGCAAAAAATATGGCGGAGAGGGTTGTTGGGCTTATTTCTGTAGTCTATCCTCCTATCACAGATACAACTGTTACACAGCGTATTGCTGAACTGGAAAAAGAATATGGGTTACTTGATTGGCGAGTTGCATTTAAAATCGCAGAAGAGGTTGCTAAGGAAAAATTCTGTTCATTTGAAACAAAGCAACAGGCAATGGAGATTGGTATTCGCGTTGGCTTTGCCTATCTGACGTTAGGTATTGTTTCTGCTCCATTAGAAGGTTTTATTGGTGTTAAAATTAAACAACGGCGTGATGGGAAGGAATATTTCGCGTTGCAATATGCTGGTCCGATTCGGGGAGCAGGTGGGACGGCGGCATCGACTTCAGTTATTCTTTCAGATTATGTACGAGTTAAAATGGGATATTCCACATATGACCCTGATGAAAAAGAGCTCAGTCGTTATGCTGCAGAGATTCAGGATTATCATGAAAGGGTAACTAATTTACAATATCGTCCATCTGATGAAGAGATAAAATTCATGGTATCACATATCCCTGTTGAAGTAGATGGTGATCCAACAGAAAAAATTGAAGTATCTAACTATAAAGATCTTCCACGGATTGATACAAACATGATCAGAGGGGGGATGGCTCTGGTTTTAGCAGAGGGGTTGTGTCAAAAAGCGCCTAAGTTGTGGAAACGCTTGAGTAAATGGGGAAAACAATTTGATCTTGATTGGTCTTTTCTTGAGGAGTTTCTTGCTCTTAAAGAAAAAATCCATGCGGCACATGCTGCACCTAAAAAGGAAGAAGGAGCAGAAACTTCAACTGAGGTTAAAGTTAAACCTAACAATACGTTCATAATGGATTTAGTTGCAGGCCGTCCGATTATTACCCATCCTTTGGCAACTGGCGGGCTACGGCTGCGTTATGGTCGGAATCGTACTTCTGGTTTTTCGGCTACTGCGCTGCATCCAGCAACTCTTATTGTTCTCGATAAGTTTATCGCTATTGGGACTCAACTTAAAATGGAACGTCCTGGAAAAGCGGCGACGGTTACGGTTTGTGATACTCTTGAAGGACCAATCGTACGACTTAAAGATGGGTCAGTAGTTCACTTTACTTCTGAAGAACAAGCAAGACTTCAACATAAAGATACTCAAGAAATATTATTTTTAGGGGATGTTTTGTTTAATTATGGAGATTTTTCTGAGAACGGTCATCGTCTTGTTCCTCCTGGTTATTGTCCAGAATGGTGGGCACTTGAACTTGAAAAGTCTCTTCAAAATCGTGATTCTATGCCTTATTTGGAGATGGGTATTCCCAAAGAACGTGTTGACAAATTCATTGCTGATCCTTTACGGCTCCTGCCTGATATTGATGAAGCAATAACCTTGAGCACTTATTGCAAAGTTGCGCTTCATCCTACTTATTCATTCTTTTGGAAACTCGTTTCAAGTGATGATGTGCTTGCTCTTGCAGAGTGGTTTGCTTTAGGAAAAATTCGTAAGGATGATAAAGGACTTCGCAAAATTATTCTCCCCTATTTTAGTACTGAGGTGGTTCATCTTCGTGGCAAAGAAGTTTTGGAGAACATTGGCGTGCCTCATTTAGTAGTTAGTAAAGAAAGTGTTGTTATTGAACGTCCTCATTCTGATGCTCTTGCTGCAGTTCTGGGCTGTGCTGATCAAAAAACTCTTGAGAATCTTGTTGAGGTTATTCGCGCATTGCGTGAAAAGCACCAAACTAAGAATGGGTTGGAACTCATCAATGTACTCTCTCCATTTGTAGTACGAGACAAAGCGGGGACTTTTATTGGCGCGCGGATGGGTCGTCCTGAAAAAGCGAAAATGCGCCATCTAACAGGAAGTCCTCAGGCTCTTTTTCCAGTAGGCGAAGAAGGAGGACGTTTACGTAGTTTTCAAAGCGCTCTGGAAGCAGGAAAAGTAACGAGTACATTTTGTTCATTTAAATGTGATGCGTGTAATTCTAACACTATCTATTCTCGCTGTGACAAATGCGGGGCTTTAGCGCGTCAGTTATATTCTTGCAGAACGTGCGGTGATGTTGAGAAAGATGTCTGTCGTCATGGTCCTACACAACCATTCAAAAACATAGAGATTGATATCAAACATTATCTTACGAGTGCTAAGAAATTTGTTAATGAAGATGTGACTCCAGAACTTATTAAAGGTATAAGAGGTACTTCCAACAAAACCCACATCACTGAGCACCTTGCGAAAGGCATTTTACGAGCTAAGCATGGGATTTACGTGAATAAAGAAGGCACTACCCGCTATGATTGCACAGAGCTTCCCCTTACTCATTTCAAACCAAAAGAAATTGGCGCTCCTATTGCTAAATTGCGATCCATTGGGTATGAATTAGATATTCATGGTGTTGAGTTAACTCATGATGACCAAATCTTGGAGATAAAACCTCAGGATGTGATTATTCCCGGTTTTGATTCTCTTGAGGAATCAGCTCCGAAAGTAATGCTGCGAGTTACGGCATTTATTGATGATTTACTGGTTCGGTTCTATGGCCTTGCTCCATTCTATAATGCCAAGAAAAAAGAAGATCTCATTGGACATTTAGTGATTGGTCTTGCTCCGCATATCTCTGCAGGACTGGTTGGTCGTATCATCGGTTTTTCTGAAACTCAAGGATTGATTACTCATCCGATGTATCATGCCGGTCTACGACGTGATTGTGATGGGGATGAAGCAGCTATTCTCATGCTTATGGACGGGCTGCTTAATTTTTCACGTCATTTCCTTCCTACTACTCGAGGTTCAACGATGGATGCTCCATTAGTTCTTACTTCATTTTTGGATCCTACGGAGGTAGATGATCAAGTTCATGGTATTGATATAATGTGGAAGTATCCTTTGGAATTTTATGAAGCGGCGTGCGCGATGAAGAATGCGTGGGAGGTAAAGTATGGTCCAGATCAGAAGAAAATTGAACAGATTTCTGATCGTCTGGGAAAACCAAATCAGTATGAGGGTTTTGGATTCACGCACCATGTAGATAATTTTAATCGGGGTGTTCAATGTTCTGCGTATAAGACGTTGCCTTCTATGGAAGAGAAATTAGTAGGTCAGATGGAGATTGCTCGCAAAGTACGCGCAGTTAATATGGATGATGTTGCTAAGCTGGTTATTCAAAAACATTTTTTGAAGGACATTAAAGGGAATTTACGTAAATTTTCTATGCAGCAATTTCGTTGTGTTTCTTGTAATGAGAAATATCGTCGTCCTCCTCTGGCGTCAAAGTGCTTGGAATGTGGTGGTCGGTTGATCTTTACTATTTCAGAGGGATCAGTGGTAAAATATTTAGGTCCCTCGTTGATGCTTTGTGAAAAATACGATTTTTCGCCGTATTTAAAACAAGTGTTAGACATCTTAAGAACAGACGTCGAAAATATTTTTGGAAAGGAGAAAGAGAAGCAAGTTGGATTGGGATCATTTATGACTTGA
- a CDS encoding DUF424 family protein — MVLTICYKQGPHGSVVVITDTQILGKLFEEGRKQLDLTKEFYVGERRTKEHAREIMKASRHVHLTGKQAVELGIELGLVDSKRVLVVQGIPHATVIVEL; from the coding sequence AACGATTTGTTACAAACAAGGACCTCATGGCAGTGTAGTGGTAATTACGGACACACAAATTCTTGGCAAACTATTTGAAGAAGGAAGAAAACAATTAGACTTAACTAAGGAATTCTATGTTGGTGAACGCAGAACAAAAGAACATGCACGAGAAATCATGAAAGCATCACGACATGTGCATTTGACAGGCAAGCAAGCCGTAGAATTAGGAATTGAGTTAGGCTTAGTTGATTCAAAACGTGTTCTTGTCGTTCAGGGCATTCCACATGCAACAGTGATTGTGGAACTATAA